A stretch of Triticum aestivum cultivar Chinese Spring chromosome 1D, IWGSC CS RefSeq v2.1, whole genome shotgun sequence DNA encodes these proteins:
- the LOC100136979 gene encoding Bowman-Birk type trypsin inhibitor-like: MRPQVLLAALAVIAVLAAALPLAHSQGATLCCDNCGSCTRSIPPQCTCMDTSPTGCNPACKTCSRSTVGGRNSFQCKDRVANFCKTRCTNAA; encoded by the exons ATGAGGCCACAGGTGCTGCTCGCCGCGCTGGCCGTCATCGCCGTCCTCGCAGCAGCTCTGCCTCTCGCCCATAGCCAAG GCGCGACGCTGTGCTGCGACAACTGCGGCTCCTGCACCAGGTCCATCCCACCTCAGTGCACATGCATGGACACCTCACCAACCGGGTGCAACCCGGCCTGCAAGACCTGCTCGAGGTCCACCGTCGGCGGCCGCAACAGCTTCCAGTGCAAGGACCGCGTCGCCAACTTCTGCAAGACCCGCTGCACTAACGCCGCGTGA